A window of the Brassica napus cultivar Da-Ae chromosome C5, Da-Ae, whole genome shotgun sequence genome harbors these coding sequences:
- the LOC125587232 gene encoding uncharacterized protein K02A2.6-like, producing the protein MASHPGGTPVRGGLRCRRRRNLDDHLVRYLETDALPENRNEARKIKKQAVRYCISQEKLYQRSFSRPYQRCVTPREAARILVEVHDGDCGSHSSGRSLVLRARRAGYYWPTMAADADRQAKHCNKCQRQAPVSKLPPENRKSISSLWPFRKWGMDIVGKFPMAPGQKVFLLVVTDYFSKWVEAEALSRITDLQIHKFLWTYVITRFGVPHEIVTDNGPQFTSHNFKEFCKD; encoded by the coding sequence ATGGCCAGCCACCCTGGAGGAACCCCCGTCAGAGGAGGTCTTCGCTGTCGAAGAAGGCGAAACCTGGATGACCACCTAGTCCGGTATCTAGAGACCGACGCTCTCCCGGAAAATCGTAACGAGGCCAGAAAAATTAAGAAGCAAGCCGTAAGGTACTGTATCTCCCAGGAGAAGCTATACCAGAGATCCTTCTCACGCCCGTACCAAAGGTGTGTCACACCTCGTGAAGCTGCTAGAATCCTTGTAGAAGTACATGATGGAGATTGTGGATCCCACTCTAGCGGTAGAAGCCTGGTGCTCAGAGCCAGAAGGGCAGGTTACTACTGGCCCACGATGGCCGCCGACGCCGACAGACAAGCCAAACACTGCAACAAGTGTCAGAGGCAAGCTCCAGTTTCTAAGCTTCCTCCGGAGAACCGCAAGTCCATAAGCTCACTGTGGCCCTTCAGAAAGTGGGGCATGGACATAGTAGGGAAATTTCCTATGGCACCGGGGCAGAAGGTCTTCCTTCTGGTAGTCACTGACTACTTCTCCAAATGGGTCGAAGCAGAAGCACTCAGCCGGATAACAGACCTCCAGATCCACAAATTCCTGTGGACCTATGTAATCACTCGCTTCGGGGTCCCCCACGAGATCGTCACCGACAATGGACCCCAGTTCACGAGCCATAACTTTAAGGAGTTCTGCAAGGACTAG
- the LOC111206044 gene encoding probable calcium-binding protein CML17: MSHKVSKKLDEEQINELREIFRSFDRNKDGSLTQLELGSLLRALGLKPSPDQFETLIDKADTKSNGLVEFPEFVSLVSPELLSEEKTRTPYTEEQLLRLFRIFDTDGNGFITAKELAHSMARLGHALTVAELTGMIKEADSDGDGRINFQEFSKAINSAAFDDLWG; the protein is encoded by the coding sequence ATGAGTCACAAAGTCTCCAAGAAGTTAGACGAAGAGCAAATCAATGAGCTCCGAGAGATTTTCCGTTCATTCGACCGGAACAAAGACGGAAGCTTAACACAGCTCGAGCTCGGATCACTTCTCCGAGCACTCGGGCTTAAACCGAGTCCAGACCAATTCGAGACACTGATCGACAAAGCTGACACTAAAAGTAACGGACTCGTGGAGTTCCCAGAGTTCGTGTCTTTGGTCTCGCCGGAGCTTCTTTCAGAAGAGAAAACGAGGACTCCTTACACGGAGGAGCAGCTTCTCCGGTTGTTCAGGATATTTGATACTGACGGTAATGGGTTTATCACTGCGAAGGAATTGGCTCATTCCATGGCTAGGCTTGGCCATGCCTTGACGGTGGCGGAATTAACAGGGATGATTAAGGAGGCTGATAGCGACGGAGACGGCCGGATTAATTTTCAGGAGTTCTCTAAGGCCATTAATTCTGCCGCATTTGACGATTTGTGGGGTTGA
- the LOC125587233 gene encoding uncharacterized protein LOC125587233, with protein MLKKRLEGSHGKRAEELHGVLWAYRTTPKTATGETPYSLVYGSEAIIPTEMHVRTTVSGSTSQEENNELMALSLDLLAEKGEAAWLRNWSNQQDFTYNKKVRTMTFQQGDWVLRRAEKTTGKLTPGWEGPYNVIEVRRAGAYRLQDGKGSNQNPASQDVESSEAWHLGHNTHTSTLQNLPMTSCRSRIQHRNSIVASFQAAKCEIQTGTGSSRWRSMVPVKN; from the exons ATGCTTAAAAAGAGACTGGAGGGCTCTCACGGGAAGAGGGCGGAAGAACTACACGGAGTCCTTTGGGCCTACCGgaccactcccaaaacagcGACAGGAGAAACTCCTTACTCGCTGGTCTATGGCTCTGAGGCCATAATACCCACGGAAATGCACGTGAGAACAACGGTCTCAGGGTCTACCTCTCAGGAGGAGAACAACGAGCTGATGGCGCTGAGCCTCGACCTTCTCGCCGAAAAAGGAGAGGCCGCTTGGCTAAGAAACTGGTCCAACCAGCAAGACTTCACGTACAACAAGAAAGTCAGAACCATGACCTTCCAGCAAGGGGATTGGGTTCTACGACGAGCAGAAAAAACAACGGGGAAACTCACCCCCgggtgggaaggaccctataacgTCATCGAGGTGCGGAGAGCAGGTGCCTACAGGCTGCAAGATGgcaaag GGAGCAATCAAAATCCTGCTTCTCAAGACGTGGAAAGCAGCgaagcctggcacttgggtcataacacccacaccagcaccctccAAAATCTGCCAATGACTTCCTGCAGAAGTAGAATACAGcataggaactcgatagtggccagcttccAAGCGGCAAAATGCGAAATCCAAACAGGTACCGGTAGTAGCCGATGGCGGAGTATGGTCCCTgtgaaaaactaa